In the Streptomyces formicae genome, one interval contains:
- a CDS encoding class I SAM-dependent methyltransferase, with the protein MPFDHNDHYHRLLLRELPPHGRTALDIGCGTGRFARRLADRGYEVDALDPSAEVIAEAEAAGGGPRYRQADVTALDLPAGHYDVISCLASLHHLPFDTLTRLRAALAPGGTLLVLGCYAGMTPWDVVASPANAVARVAVYATERLRGTYAPPLKPPVKEPDMRLPQIRAEAARLLPGSRLRHLLFWRYLLTYRRPLEN; encoded by the coding sequence ATGCCCTTCGACCACAACGACCACTACCACCGGCTGCTCCTGCGCGAGCTGCCCCCGCACGGCCGCACCGCCCTCGACATCGGCTGCGGAACCGGCCGCTTCGCCCGGCGCCTCGCGGACCGCGGCTACGAGGTCGACGCGCTCGACCCGTCGGCGGAGGTCATCGCCGAGGCGGAGGCGGCCGGGGGCGGGCCCCGGTACCGGCAGGCCGACGTGACCGCGCTGGACCTCCCCGCGGGCCACTACGACGTCATCAGCTGCCTGGCGAGCCTGCACCACCTGCCGTTCGACACGCTCACGCGCCTGCGCGCCGCCCTCGCGCCCGGCGGCACCCTGCTCGTGCTCGGCTGTTACGCGGGAATGACCCCGTGGGACGTCGTGGCGTCCCCGGCCAACGCGGTGGCCAGGGTGGCGGTGTACGCGACCGAGCGCCTGCGCGGCACGTACGCGCCCCCGCTCAAGCCGCCCGTGAAAGAGCCGGACATGAGGCTCCCGCAGATCCGCGCCGAGGCCGCCCGCCTCCTGCCCGGCAGCCGCCTGCGCCACCTGCTCTTCTGGCGCTACCTGTTGACGTACCGCAGGCCGCTGGAGAACTGA
- a CDS encoding YciI family protein — protein MPRYLTMIRIDEKNAPADGPSPELQERMGALLEEITKAGVMLDTAGLRPTSEGTRVTWDKGELSTTDGPFTETKEVVGGYSICQAKDMAEAVEWTKRFLKTHEDYWTITAEVREIEG, from the coding sequence ATGCCGCGCTATCTGACGATGATCCGCATCGACGAGAAGAACGCCCCCGCGGATGGACCGAGCCCCGAGCTCCAGGAGCGCATGGGCGCGCTGCTCGAAGAGATCACCAAGGCCGGGGTGATGCTCGACACCGCGGGGCTGCGGCCGACCTCCGAGGGCACCCGCGTCACCTGGGACAAGGGCGAACTGTCCACCACCGACGGTCCGTTCACCGAGACCAAGGAGGTCGTCGGGGGCTACTCGATCTGCCAGGCCAAGGACATGGCGGAGGCGGTCGAGTGGACCAAGCGGTTCCTCAAGACCCACGAGGACTACTGGACGATCACGGCGGAGGTTCGCGAGATCGAGGGATGA
- a CDS encoding RNA polymerase sigma factor, whose protein sequence is MASDEHPRQAIETVFRMETPRLIAGVARIVRDVGIAEELAQDALVAALEQWPEQGVPDNPGAWLMTAAKRRAIDLVRRRERYARKLAEVGRDLESAPPHVDEPADPDAIDDDLLRLVFTACHPVLSAEARVALTLRLLGGLTTAEIARAMLTPEPTVAQRIVRAKRTLATKGVAFEVPYGPDREDRLGSVLEVIYLIFNEGYAATAGDDWLRPALCEDALRLARVLAGLMPKESEVHGLAALLELQASRSAARTGPAGEPVLLADQSRARWNQMLIRRGFAALARAQAVAAGALGPYALQAAIAACHAHAHTYEETDWQQIAALYGLLAARVPSPVVELNRAVAVSRAEGPEAGLVLVDALADEPALKGYHLLPSVRGDLLARLGRSAEARAEFERAASLARNGRERELLLTRAADC, encoded by the coding sequence ATGGCGTCGGACGAGCACCCCCGCCAGGCCATCGAGACCGTCTTCCGCATGGAGACGCCGCGCCTCATCGCGGGCGTCGCACGCATCGTGCGGGACGTCGGCATCGCCGAGGAACTGGCCCAGGACGCCCTGGTGGCCGCCCTCGAACAGTGGCCCGAGCAGGGTGTCCCCGACAACCCGGGCGCCTGGCTCATGACCGCCGCCAAGCGCCGCGCCATCGATCTGGTCCGCCGCCGCGAGCGCTACGCCCGCAAGCTCGCCGAGGTCGGCCGCGACCTGGAGAGCGCGCCGCCGCACGTCGACGAGCCCGCCGACCCCGACGCCATCGACGACGACCTCCTGCGCCTCGTCTTCACCGCCTGCCACCCGGTGCTCTCCGCCGAGGCCAGGGTGGCGCTGACCCTGCGGCTGCTCGGCGGCCTGACCACCGCGGAGATCGCGCGCGCGATGCTCACGCCGGAGCCGACCGTGGCGCAGCGCATCGTACGGGCCAAGCGCACCCTCGCCACGAAGGGCGTCGCCTTCGAGGTCCCGTACGGGCCCGACAGGGAGGACCGCCTCGGCTCCGTCCTCGAAGTCATCTACCTCATCTTCAACGAGGGGTACGCCGCCACGGCGGGCGACGACTGGCTGCGGCCCGCGCTGTGCGAGGACGCGCTGCGGCTCGCCAGGGTGCTCGCGGGGCTGATGCCCAAGGAGTCCGAAGTGCACGGCCTGGCGGCCCTGTTGGAGCTCCAGGCGTCCCGCTCGGCGGCGCGGACGGGCCCTGCGGGCGAACCGGTGCTCCTCGCGGACCAGAGCAGGGCCCGCTGGAACCAGATGCTGATCCGGCGGGGGTTCGCCGCGCTGGCCCGGGCGCAGGCCGTGGCCGCGGGGGCCTTGGGGCCGTATGCCTTGCAGGCCGCGATCGCCGCGTGTCACGCCCACGCGCATACGTACGAGGAGACGGACTGGCAGCAGATCGCCGCGCTCTATGGGCTGCTCGCCGCCCGGGTTCCCTCGCCGGTGGTCGAGTTGAACCGGGCGGTGGCGGTTTCTCGGGCCGAGGGGCCTGAGGCGGGGCTTGTGCTTGTTGACGCGCTGGCCGATGAACCCGCGCTGAAGGGCTATCACTTGCTGCCCAGTGTGCGGGGCGACTTGCTTGCCCGGCTCGGCCGGTCGGCCGAGGCTCGCGCGGAGTTCGAGCGAGCGGCGTCGTTGGCCCGCAACGGGCGGGAGCGGGAACTGCTTCTTACTCGGGCTGCCGACTGCTGA
- a CDS encoding THUMP-like domain-containing protein produces the protein MGQVNDPNTPSGHETDLGDPLAAFAALHTEAGRALLDEVRDVAPAQELAAATRLRREHPAALVSTALAQARLRQRAVAKFGAEDAARMFFTPDGVEQSTRASVAAHRAESFTSLGVRSLADLCCGIGGDAIALARAGISVLAVDRSPLTCAVARANAEALGLAELIEVREADVTEVDTSSYDAVFVDPARRGGRGRIFDPEAYSPPLSWAVAAALKAPRAALKIAPGIPHEAVPAEAAAEWISDGGDVKEAVLWFGTDSPASHRATLLPGGASLWSSLDAMLPDPEVRPVGRYLYEPDGAVIRAHLVAEVAARVEGGLIDETIAYVTSDELHPTPYAVAYEITDQLPFGVKKLKALLREREVGVLTVKKRGSAVEPEELRRKVKPQGKNAATVFLTRVAGAPTMLIGHPAR, from the coding sequence ATGGGGCAGGTGAACGACCCGAACACGCCGAGCGGCCACGAGACCGACCTCGGCGACCCCCTCGCCGCCTTCGCCGCCCTGCACACCGAAGCGGGCCGAGCCCTGCTCGACGAGGTGCGGGACGTGGCGCCCGCGCAGGAGCTCGCCGCCGCGACCCGGCTGCGCCGCGAACACCCCGCCGCGCTGGTCTCCACCGCGCTCGCGCAGGCGCGCCTGCGGCAGCGGGCCGTGGCGAAGTTCGGCGCCGAGGACGCGGCCCGGATGTTCTTCACGCCCGACGGGGTCGAGCAGTCCACGCGCGCCTCCGTCGCCGCGCATCGCGCCGAGAGCTTCACGTCGCTGGGCGTACGGTCCCTGGCCGACCTCTGCTGCGGCATCGGCGGCGACGCGATCGCCCTCGCGCGGGCCGGGATCTCCGTGCTCGCCGTCGACCGCTCCCCGCTGACCTGCGCCGTCGCCCGCGCCAACGCCGAGGCGCTGGGGCTCGCCGAGCTGATCGAGGTGCGCGAGGCGGACGTCACCGAGGTCGACACGTCGTCGTACGACGCGGTGTTCGTGGACCCCGCGCGCAGGGGCGGACGCGGCCGGATCTTCGACCCCGAGGCGTACTCACCGCCGCTGTCCTGGGCGGTCGCCGCCGCGCTCAAGGCGCCGCGTGCCGCGCTGAAGATCGCGCCGGGCATCCCGCACGAGGCGGTCCCCGCCGAGGCCGCCGCGGAGTGGATCTCGGACGGCGGCGACGTGAAGGAGGCGGTGCTGTGGTTCGGCACGGACTCCCCCGCCTCGCACCGCGCGACCCTGCTGCCCGGCGGCGCCAGCCTGTGGTCCTCGCTCGACGCGATGCTGCCCGACCCCGAAGTGCGCCCCGTGGGGCGTTACTTGTACGAGCCGGACGGCGCGGTCATCCGCGCGCACCTGGTGGCGGAGGTGGCCGCGCGGGTCGAGGGCGGCCTGATCGACGAGACCATCGCGTACGTCACCTCCGACGAGCTGCACCCGACCCCGTACGCGGTGGCGTACGAGATCACCGACCAACTCCCCTTCGGCGTGAAGAAGTTGAAGGCCCTGCTGCGGGAGCGGGAGGTCGGCGTCCTGACCGTGAAGAAGCGCGGCTCGGCGGTGGAACCGGAGGAGCTGCGCCGCAAGGTGAAGCCGCAGGGAAAGAACGCGGCAACGGTCTTCCTGACCCGGGTGGCAGGCGCCCCGACGATGCTGATCGGCCACCCGGCCCGTTAG
- a CDS encoding polysaccharide deacetylase family protein produces the protein MQLVRQTEESARRRKNQARAAAAVITVVAIASGCAVGGESDTVEPAHGQQPLQAPPARALDSYAQRLGAAQAARVAAAKRWGLAKTPLAAPPAPAVKPRLTTRKGFEVKGQSSLPPVFTTIPTKEKVVFLTIDDGAEKDPALLRMMSDLKLPYTAFLSDYLVKEDYAYFGKMQSRGITLNNHTLNHRYLPGLSYEAQRREICGMQDVITKHYGKRPELFRPPYGNYNQDSLRAAKSCGIKAVPLWASEAFADHMEWREWDRDLHPGDIILTHFRGRADWKGTMPDMVRKVMKTVTDKGYAVARLEDYL, from the coding sequence ATGCAACTAGTACGACAAACGGAAGAATCCGCCAGAAGACGGAAGAATCAGGCGAGAGCCGCCGCCGCGGTGATCACGGTCGTCGCGATCGCGTCGGGCTGCGCCGTCGGGGGCGAATCCGACACCGTCGAACCGGCCCACGGCCAGCAGCCGCTCCAGGCGCCGCCCGCCCGCGCCCTCGACTCCTACGCCCAGCGGCTCGGCGCTGCCCAGGCCGCGCGGGTCGCCGCGGCCAAGCGGTGGGGCCTGGCGAAGACCCCGCTCGCGGCGCCCCCCGCCCCCGCGGTCAAGCCGCGCCTCACCACCCGCAAGGGCTTCGAGGTGAAGGGCCAGTCGAGCCTGCCGCCCGTCTTCACGACGATCCCGACCAAGGAGAAGGTCGTCTTCCTGACCATCGACGACGGCGCCGAGAAGGACCCGGCGCTGCTGCGGATGATGAGCGACCTGAAGCTCCCGTACACCGCCTTCCTCAGCGACTACCTGGTCAAGGAGGACTACGCGTACTTCGGCAAGATGCAGTCCCGCGGCATCACCCTGAACAACCACACCCTCAACCACCGCTACCTGCCAGGGCTCTCCTACGAGGCGCAGCGCCGCGAGATCTGCGGCATGCAGGACGTCATCACGAAGCACTACGGCAAACGGCCCGAACTCTTCCGCCCGCCGTACGGCAACTACAACCAGGACTCCCTGCGCGCCGCCAAGTCCTGTGGCATCAAGGCGGTGCCCCTGTGGGCGTCGGAGGCGTTCGCCGACCACATGGAGTGGCGCGAGTGGGACCGGGACCTGCATCCCGGCGACATCATCCTCACGCACTTCCGGGGCCGCGCCGACTGGAAGGGCACGATGCCCGACATGGTCCGCAAGGTCATGAAGACGGTCACGGACAAGGGGTACGCGGTGGCCAGGCTGGAGGACTACCTGTGA
- the groES gene encoding co-chaperone GroES, with protein MTTASSKVAIKPLEDRIVVQPLDAEQTTASGLVIPDTAKEKPQEGVVLAVGPGRFENGERLPLDVKTGDIVLYSKYGGTEVKYNGEEYLVLSARDVLAIVEK; from the coding sequence GTGACGACCGCAAGCTCCAAGGTTGCCATCAAGCCGCTCGAGGACCGCATCGTGGTCCAGCCGCTCGACGCCGAGCAGACCACGGCCTCCGGCCTGGTCATTCCGGACACCGCCAAGGAGAAGCCCCAGGAGGGCGTCGTCCTGGCCGTGGGCCCGGGCCGCTTCGAGAACGGCGAGCGCCTGCCGCTCGACGTGAAGACCGGCGACATCGTGCTGTACAGCAAGTACGGCGGCACCGAGGTGAAGTACAACGGCGAGGAGTACCTCGTCCTCTCGGCTCGCGACGTGCTCGCGATCGTCGAGAAGTAG
- the groL gene encoding chaperonin GroEL (60 kDa chaperone family; promotes refolding of misfolded polypeptides especially under stressful conditions; forms two stacked rings of heptamers to form a barrel-shaped 14mer; ends can be capped by GroES; misfolded proteins enter the barrel where they are refolded when GroES binds) codes for MAKILKFDEDARRALERGVNKLADTVKVTIGPRGRNVVIDKKFGAPTITNDGVTIAREVEVEDPYENLGAQLVKEVATKTNDIAGDGTTTATVLAQALVKEGLRNVAAGASPAALKKGIDAAVAAVSEELLATARPIDDKADIAAVAGLSAQDPQVGELIAEAMDKVGKDGVITVEESNTFGLELDFTEGMAFDKGYLSPYMVSDQERMEAVLDDPYILIHQGKISSIQDLLPLLEKVIQANASKPLLIIAEDVEGEALSTLVVNKIRGTFNAVAVKAPGFGDRRKAMLGDIATLTGGTVIAEEVGLKIDQVGLDVLGTARRVTITKDDTTIVDGGGNKADVEGRVSQIKAEIDATDSDWDREKLQERLAKLAGGVCVIKVGAATEVELKEKKHRLEDAISATRAAVEEGIVSGGGSALVHAVKVLEGNLGKEGDEATGVAVVRRAAVEPLRWIAENAGLEGYVITSKVAELDKGFGFNAATGEYGDLVKAGLLDPVKVTRSALENAASIASLLLTTETLVVEKPAEEEADAGAGHGHGHSH; via the coding sequence ATGGCGAAGATCCTGAAGTTCGACGAGGACGCCCGTCGCGCCCTTGAGCGCGGCGTCAACAAGCTTGCCGACACGGTGAAGGTGACGATCGGCCCCCGCGGCCGCAACGTCGTCATCGACAAGAAGTTCGGCGCCCCGACCATCACCAACGACGGCGTCACCATCGCCCGTGAGGTCGAGGTCGAGGACCCGTACGAGAACCTCGGCGCCCAGCTGGTGAAGGAGGTGGCGACCAAGACCAACGACATCGCGGGTGACGGCACCACCACCGCCACCGTGCTCGCCCAGGCCCTGGTCAAGGAGGGCCTGCGCAACGTCGCCGCCGGTGCCTCCCCGGCCGCCCTGAAGAAGGGCATCGACGCCGCCGTCGCGGCCGTCTCCGAGGAGCTCCTCGCCACCGCCCGTCCGATCGACGACAAGGCCGACATCGCGGCCGTCGCCGGTCTGTCGGCCCAGGACCCGCAGGTCGGCGAGCTCATCGCCGAGGCGATGGACAAGGTCGGCAAGGACGGTGTCATCACCGTCGAGGAGTCCAACACCTTCGGCCTGGAGCTCGACTTCACCGAGGGCATGGCCTTCGACAAGGGCTACCTGTCGCCGTACATGGTGTCCGACCAGGAGCGTATGGAGGCCGTCCTCGACGACCCGTACATCCTGATCCACCAGGGCAAGATCTCCTCCATCCAGGACCTCCTGCCGCTGCTCGAGAAGGTCATCCAGGCCAACGCCTCGAAGCCGCTCCTGATCATCGCCGAGGACGTCGAGGGCGAGGCCCTTTCGACCCTGGTCGTGAACAAGATCCGCGGCACCTTCAACGCCGTCGCGGTGAAGGCTCCCGGCTTCGGCGACCGCCGCAAGGCCATGCTCGGTGACATCGCCACCCTCACCGGCGGCACCGTCATCGCCGAAGAGGTCGGCCTCAAGATCGACCAGGTCGGTCTCGACGTGCTGGGCACCGCCCGTCGCGTCACGATCACCAAGGACGACACGACCATCGTCGACGGCGGCGGCAACAAGGCCGACGTCGAGGGCCGCGTCTCCCAGATCAAGGCCGAGATCGACGCCACGGACTCCGACTGGGACCGCGAGAAGCTCCAGGAGCGCCTCGCGAAGCTGGCCGGCGGCGTGTGCGTGATCAAGGTCGGCGCCGCCACCGAGGTGGAGCTCAAGGAGAAGAAGCACCGTCTGGAGGACGCCATCTCCGCGACCCGCGCCGCGGTCGAGGAGGGCATCGTCTCCGGTGGTGGCTCCGCTCTGGTGCACGCCGTCAAGGTACTCGAGGGCAACCTCGGCAAGGAGGGCGACGAGGCCACCGGTGTCGCCGTCGTCCGCCGCGCCGCGGTCGAGCCGCTGCGCTGGATCGCCGAGAACGCGGGCCTCGAGGGCTACGTCATCACCTCGAAGGTCGCCGAGCTCGACAAGGGCTTCGGCTTCAACGCCGCGACCGGCGAGTACGGCGACCTGGTCAAGGCCGGTCTCCTCGACCCGGTCAAGGTCACCCGCTCCGCCCTGGAGAACGCCGCGTCCATCGCGTCGCTGCTCCTCACGACCGAGACGCTGGTCGTCGAGAAGCCGGCCGAGGAAGAGGCGGACGCCGGCGCGGGCCACGGGCACGGTCACTCGCACTGA
- a CDS encoding SDR family NAD(P)-dependent oxidoreductase, with product MTTALITGSTAGIGAAFARRLAADGHNLVLVARDTKRLREQATELHDRHGIEAEVLTADLATDKGIETVEERLSRPREPVDLLINNAGFGNKGKYLDVPMSDELTMLKVHCEAVLRLTSSAVESMRKRGRGGVVNVASVAAFVPRGTYGASKAWVVQFTQGAAKDLTGSGVRLMALCPGLVRTEFHERAGMGTSNIPNWMWLDADKLVAAALADLARGKSLSIPDPRYKALMGIAKVTPRSLLGGVTSRTGRKYGPR from the coding sequence ATGACTACGGCTCTGATTACGGGATCGACCGCCGGTATCGGCGCCGCCTTCGCGCGGCGGCTCGCGGCTGACGGGCACAACCTCGTCCTGGTGGCACGCGACACCAAGCGGCTGCGGGAGCAGGCGACCGAGCTGCACGACCGGCACGGCATCGAGGCGGAGGTGCTGACCGCGGACCTCGCCACGGACAAGGGCATCGAGACCGTCGAGGAGCGTCTCTCACGCCCCAGGGAACCCGTCGACCTGCTGATCAACAATGCCGGTTTCGGCAACAAGGGCAAGTACCTGGACGTCCCGATGAGCGACGAGCTGACCATGCTCAAGGTGCACTGCGAGGCGGTGCTGCGGCTGACGTCGTCGGCGGTGGAGTCGATGCGCAAGCGCGGCAGGGGCGGGGTGGTGAACGTCGCCTCGGTGGCGGCGTTCGTGCCGCGCGGCACGTACGGCGCGTCCAAGGCGTGGGTCGTGCAGTTCACCCAGGGCGCGGCGAAGGACCTGACGGGGTCGGGGGTGCGGCTGATGGCGCTGTGCCCCGGGCTGGTGCGGACCGAGTTCCACGAGCGCGCCGGGATGGGCACGTCCAACATCCCGAACTGGATGTGGCTCGACGCGGACAAACTGGTCGCCGCGGCCCTCGCCGACCTCGCCCGTGGCAAGTCCCTGTCCATCCCCGACCCGCGCTACAAGGCGCTGATGGGCATCGCGAAGGTGACGCCGAGGTCGTTGCTCGGTGGGGTGACGTCGCGCACTGGGCGCAAGTACGGGCCTCGGTAG
- a CDS encoding MOSC domain-containing protein translates to MKLLSVNLGRRTAVEYTDSSDGLTGIDKQPTDDAVLVTAPGVKGVGGSGLAGDEIGNLRHHGGHDQAVYVFAREDLDVWQDLLGRPLANGGFGENLTTSGIDVSGARIGERWRIGSGPLLEVSGSRIPCRTFQGHLNEKGWVKRFTQHGVPGAYLRVIEPGEIRAGDPVEIAHRPAHDVTVALHFRAVTTERSLLPRMLAAGDALHPETVANAREYVEKYGAPDA, encoded by the coding sequence ATGAAGCTGCTCTCCGTAAACCTGGGCCGCCGCACGGCCGTCGAGTACACCGATTCCTCCGACGGCCTCACCGGCATCGACAAGCAACCGACGGACGACGCCGTCCTGGTGACGGCGCCGGGGGTGAAGGGCGTCGGCGGCAGCGGCCTCGCGGGCGACGAGATCGGCAACCTGCGCCACCACGGCGGGCACGACCAGGCGGTGTACGTCTTCGCGCGCGAGGACCTCGACGTCTGGCAGGACCTCCTCGGGCGCCCGCTGGCCAACGGCGGCTTCGGCGAGAACCTCACGACGTCCGGGATCGACGTGAGCGGCGCGCGGATCGGCGAGCGCTGGCGGATCGGCTCGGGGCCGCTGCTCGAAGTGTCGGGCAGCCGCATTCCCTGCCGTACGTTCCAGGGGCACCTGAACGAGAAGGGGTGGGTGAAGCGGTTCACCCAGCACGGTGTGCCCGGGGCGTATCTGCGGGTGATCGAGCCGGGCGAGATCCGGGCGGGCGACCCGGTCGAGATCGCGCACCGGCCCGCGCACGACGTCACCGTCGCCCTGCACTTCCGTGCCGTCACGACGGAGCGGTCGCTGCTGCCGCGGATGCTCGCGGCCGGAGACGCGCTGCACCCCGAGACGGTGGCGAACGCGCGCGAGTACGTCGAGAAGTACGGCGCACCGGACGCGTGA
- a CDS encoding LysR family transcriptional regulator, whose product MIEARHLRVLRAVSATGSFSAAARELGCTQPAVSQQMKALESSAGTPLLIRTGREMRLTQAGEALVRHATGILAGLTAAEEEVAAIAGLRAGRVRLVSFPSGSSTLVPGALAALRAAHPGTRVSLVEAEPPRSVEMLREGDCDVALAFRYEGATAAEEWDDLVVRPLLADRLVGLVPEGHRLAAAASVTIGEFADESWIAGCPRCRRQLVEVCEGAGFVPRIDFATDDYPAVIGLVGAGLGVAVLPELAIESVRPKGARTVTVEPAVQREIVALTLPDLAQVPAVAATLDHLARAAAR is encoded by the coding sequence ATGATCGAGGCCCGTCATCTCCGTGTCCTGCGAGCCGTGTCCGCCACCGGCTCCTTCTCGGCGGCGGCGCGCGAGCTCGGCTGCACCCAGCCGGCCGTGAGCCAGCAGATGAAGGCACTCGAATCCTCGGCGGGCACCCCGCTCCTCATCCGCACCGGCCGCGAGATGCGTCTGACGCAGGCCGGAGAAGCCCTGGTCAGGCATGCCACGGGCATCCTCGCCGGGCTCACCGCCGCGGAGGAGGAGGTCGCCGCCATCGCGGGCCTGCGCGCGGGCCGGGTCCGGCTCGTCTCCTTCCCCAGCGGCAGTTCCACGCTCGTGCCGGGCGCCCTCGCCGCCCTGCGCGCCGCTCACCCGGGCACCCGCGTCTCCCTCGTGGAGGCCGAGCCGCCGCGCTCCGTGGAGATGCTGCGCGAGGGCGACTGCGACGTGGCCCTCGCCTTCCGGTACGAGGGGGCGACCGCCGCCGAGGAGTGGGACGACCTCGTCGTACGACCGCTGCTCGCGGACCGGCTCGTCGGGCTCGTGCCCGAGGGGCACCGACTCGCCGCCGCCGCGTCGGTCACCATCGGTGAGTTCGCCGACGAGTCGTGGATCGCGGGCTGTCCGCGCTGCCGCAGGCAGTTGGTGGAGGTCTGCGAGGGTGCGGGCTTCGTGCCCCGCATCGACTTCGCGACCGACGACTACCCGGCCGTGATCGGCCTGGTCGGCGCGGGCCTCGGGGTCGCGGTGCTGCCCGAGCTCGCCATCGAGTCGGTGCGCCCCAAGGGTGCCCGCACCGTGACGGTCGAGCCGGCCGTGCAGCGCGAGATCGTCGCGCTCACGCTGCCTGATCTGGCCCAGGTGCCGGCCGTCGCCGCCACTCTGGACCACCTGGCGCGGGCTGCCGCCCGCTGA
- a CDS encoding WhiB family transcriptional regulator, producing the protein MADFSRLPGPNADLWDWQLLAACRGVDSSLFFHPEGERGAARSARENSAKEVCMRCPVRAECAAHALAVREPYGVWGGLTEDEREELMGRARNRLVTASAAAAASHH; encoded by the coding sequence ATGGCAGATTTCTCCCGCCTTCCCGGACCGAACGCAGATCTGTGGGACTGGCAGCTCCTCGCGGCCTGCCGCGGGGTCGACAGCTCGCTCTTCTTCCACCCGGAGGGCGAGCGGGGCGCGGCGCGCAGCGCACGCGAGAACTCCGCCAAGGAGGTCTGCATGCGATGCCCGGTGCGCGCGGAGTGCGCCGCGCACGCACTCGCGGTGCGCGAGCCCTACGGCGTGTGGGGCGGACTGACCGAGGACGAGCGCGAGGAGCTCATGGGGCGCGCCCGCAACCGCCTCGTCACGGCGTCGGCCGCGGCGGCCGCGTCACACCACTGA
- a CDS encoding response regulator transcription factor: MTSVLVCDDSPLAREALRRAVATVPGVERVTTAANGEEVLRRWGADRSDLILMDVRMPGLGGVETVRRLLSADPGARIIMLTVAEDLDGVALAVAAGARGYLHKDASRAELRATVTQALADPTWRLAPRRLRSAEMGAAPTLTAREIQVLEGMSHGRSNAEIGRELFLSEDTVKTHARRLFKKLGASDRAHAVALGFRWGLVR; the protein is encoded by the coding sequence ATGACATCCGTCCTCGTCTGCGACGACTCCCCGCTTGCCCGAGAGGCGCTCCGCCGCGCGGTCGCGACCGTGCCCGGTGTCGAGCGTGTGACGACGGCAGCCAACGGCGAGGAAGTCCTCCGCCGCTGGGGTGCCGACCGCTCGGACCTGATTCTGATGGACGTACGCATGCCCGGTCTGGGCGGCGTGGAGACCGTCCGGCGGCTGCTGTCCGCCGACCCCGGTGCGCGCATCATCATGCTCACCGTCGCCGAGGACCTGGACGGGGTCGCGCTCGCGGTCGCCGCCGGTGCCCGCGGCTATCTACACAAGGACGCCTCGCGCGCCGAACTGCGGGCGACGGTGACCCAGGCGCTCGCCGATCCGACCTGGCGGCTCGCCCCGCGCAGACTGCGCTCGGCCGAGATGGGCGCCGCGCCCACGCTCACCGCGCGCGAGATCCAGGTGCTCGAAGGCATGAGCCACGGCCGCTCCAACGCGGAGATCGGGCGCGAGCTCTTCCTCTCCGAGGACACCGTGAAGACGCACGCGAGGCGGCTCTTCAAGAAGCTCGGCGCCTCGGACCGCGCGCACGCCGTGGCGCTCGGTTTCCGCTGGGGCCTGGTCCGCTAA
- a CDS encoding sigma-70 family RNA polymerase sigma factor: MRDDKTTVIGALVLRAVEGDEQATHDLLAHVHPLALRYCRTRLSRLPGDARHFVEDLAQEVCVAVLLALPRYKDTGRPFEAFVFAIAAHKVADLQRAAMRHPGSTAVPSDEMPERPDDSLGPEERALLSSDAEWAKKLMANLPENQRELLLLRIAVGLTAEETGQMLGMSPGAVRVAQHRALSRLRALAEQ, encoded by the coding sequence ATGCGCGATGACAAGACGACGGTGATCGGTGCCCTCGTCCTTCGCGCGGTCGAGGGTGACGAGCAGGCCACGCACGATCTCCTGGCGCACGTGCACCCTCTCGCGCTGCGTTACTGCCGTACGCGGCTCTCCCGGCTGCCGGGTGACGCGCGGCACTTCGTGGAGGACCTGGCGCAGGAAGTCTGCGTCGCCGTGCTGCTCGCGCTGCCGCGCTACAAGGACACGGGGCGTCCCTTCGAGGCGTTCGTCTTCGCGATCGCCGCGCACAAGGTGGCCGACCTGCAGCGTGCCGCGATGCGCCATCCCGGATCGACCGCGGTGCCCTCCGACGAGATGCCGGAGCGGCCCGACGACTCGCTCGGTCCCGAGGAGCGCGCCCTGCTCAGCAGCGACGCGGAGTGGGCCAAGAAGCTCATGGCCAACCTCCCGGAGAACCAGCGGGAGCTGCTGCTGCTCAGGATCGCCGTCGGGCTCACCGCGGAGGAGACCGGGCAGATGTTGGGGATGTCACCCGGGGCGGTCCGCGTGGCCCAGCACCGGGCGCTGAGTCGGCTGCGGGCGCTGGCCGAGCAGTAG